The following proteins come from a genomic window of Papilio machaon chromosome 7, ilPapMach1.1, whole genome shotgun sequence:
- the LOC106715051 gene encoding protein decapentaplegic → MRGACACAVVCALVALCAALEPEARAAAERQLLTLLGLPRRPARVRTAPPPVPRAMRLLYEAQGALPAAAANTARSFHHTPTELDRRFPADHRFRLYFNVSAVPSDEVARGAELTLQRAHNVTGAQRLLLYDIVRPGRRGHSDPILRLLDSVPLRAGDGVVKADALSAARRWLSEPQHNHGLLVKVLDEEAKGVAAQSPHVRVRRRAEEEEEQWRALQPLLLLYTEDARARAARENGESRLTRNKRAAARRGHRAHHRRKEAREICQRRPLFVDFADVGWSDWIVAPHGYDAYYCQGDCPFPLADHLNGTNHAIVQTLVNSVNPAAVPKACCVPTQLSPISMLYMDEVNNVVLKNYQDMMVVGCGCR, encoded by the coding sequence ATGCGTGgggcgtgcgcgtgcgcggtGGTGTGCGCACTGGTGGCGCTGTGCGCCGCGCTGGAGCCCGAGGCGCGCGCTGCCGCCGAGCGCCAGCTGCTCACCCTGCTCGGCCTGCCGCGTCGACCAGCGCGCGTCCGTACTGCGCCGCCACCCGTGCCGCGCGCTATGCGTCTGCTGTATGAGGCGCAGGGCGCGCTGCCCGCGGCCGCCGCCAACACGGCCCGTTCCTTCCACCACACGCCCACCGAGCTCGACCGACGCTTCCCCGCCGACCATCGCTTTCGACTCTACTTCAACGTGAGCGCTGTGCCGTCGGACGAGGTCGCACGCGGCGCCGAGCTCACCCTGCAACGGGCGCACAATGTGACAGGTGCCCAGCGTCTCCTTCTGTACGACATCGTGCGGCCGGGGCGACGCGGTCACTCTGATCCCATCCTACGATTGCTCGACTCCGTGCCGCTGAGGGCCGGCGACGGCGTGGTGAAGGCCGACGCGCTGAGCGCGGCACGCCGCTGGCTCTCGGAGCCGCAGCACAATCATGGCTTGCTAGTAAAAGTCTTAGACGAGGAGGCAAAGGGAGTAGCCGCACAGAGCCCACACGTGAGAGTGCGAAGACGAGCGGAAGAGGAGGAGGAGCAATGGCGCGCGCTGCAGCCGCTGCTGCTGTTATACACGGAGGACGCGCGAGCGCGCGCCGCCCGAGAGAACGGCGAGTCGCGCCTCACGCGGAACAAGCGAGCGGCCGCGAGGAGAGGGCACCGCGCGCACCACAGGCGCAAGGAGGCCCGCGAGATCTGCCAGAGGCGACCGCTGTTTGTGGACTTCGCCGACGTGGGCTGGAGCGACTGGATCGTGGCCCCGCATGGCTACGACGCGTACTACTGCCAGGGCGACTGCCCGTTCCCTCTGGCAGACCACCTCAATGGCACCAATCACGCGATAGTGCAGACTCTAGTGAACTCAGTGAACCCGGCGGCTGTGCCCAAAGCGTGTTGTGTGCCCACGCAGCTGTCGCCAATATCTATGTTGTATATGGACGAAGTGAACAATGTGGTGCTTAAAAACTATCAAGACATGATGGTAGTGGGCTGCGGGTGCCGATGA